CCAATGGGTTTTATCGCTGTTGGTCATGGGCATTCTCTGATAGAGTCGCCGACAATAATCTTCTCCCCCGTCGTAACCTTTCGGCGGCTGAATAGCTAATTAGGATTCCCTTTGACTAACAATGAAATTTTGCGTCGCATTCAGCACGCACTAAACCTTAAAAACGCTCAAATTATCAAAGCTTTTGAACAAGCTGAGGTGAAAGTTGCTCATGACCAACTGCAAAACTGGCTAAAGAGTGAGAGTGAAAAATCTTTCGCAAAAATGAAAGATAAAGAGTTAGCACTGTTCCTAAACGGCTTTATCAACGTTAAACGTGGCAAAAAAGACGGTGAGCAACCAAAGCCTGAGCAGCAACTGACTAACAATATGATCTTTATGAAGCTGCGTATTGCGTTGGATATGAAAAATGAAGATGT
Above is a window of Vibrio taketomensis DNA encoding:
- a CDS encoding DUF1456 family protein, whose translation is MTNNEILRRIQHALNLKNAQIIKAFEQAEVKVAHDQLQNWLKSESEKSFAKMKDKELALFLNGFINVKRGKKDGEQPKPEQQLTNNMIFMKLRIALDMKNEDVLDALELMGVSLSKYEIGAYFRKPNNKNYKACSDELLCDFLNGVQFTQRPDSEEYAG